A single genomic interval of Candidatus Jordarchaeales archaeon harbors:
- a CDS encoding DUF3194 domain-containing protein, whose amino-acid sequence MKEGLADFLKSEDLEEICTLAEQTARRYIFSRCRKKAVRRLNVTVSSEIENGEVTFNVEVDVEVSDLVQVDVNKLIEEAISKAMEKIDERMREIAKRAEGST is encoded by the coding sequence ATGAAAGAGGGGTTGGCGGATTTCTTAAAAAGTGAGGATCTAGAAGAAATATGCACTTTAGCTGAACAAACAGCACGAAGATACATTTTTTCTCGATGCAGGAAGAAAGCGGTAAGAAGATTGAATGTAACCGTTTCTTCAGAAATAGAGAACGGCGAGGTAACCTTTAATGTGGAAGTAGACGTTGAAGTGTCAGATTTAGTCCAAGTTGACGTCAACAAGTTGATTGAAGAAGCGATAAGTAAAGCTATGGAGAAAATAGACGAAAGGATGAGAGAAATTGCAAAAAGAGCTGAAGGTTCTACGTAA
- the rrp4 gene encoding exosome complex RNA-binding protein Rrp4, with translation MSIYFKRRQIVLPGELLAEGENFKPGEGTFKEGDRIFSAVVGLAEIRDSSVTVVPLEGGYIPKPGDTVIGKIVDVKLNYWDVDILAPYLAVLNPTNIPKPVDPTKTDLRRIYDVGDLIVAKILAFDRTQPPMLTMKEKGLRKLEGGRLVKMAPTRIPRLIGKRGSMINMIKKQTGCQIVIGQNGLIWISGEDPEKEELVIKAIRQIEREAHTSGLTDRIRELISKKVSQ, from the coding sequence TTGAGTATCTACTTCAAAAGGAGACAAATCGTTTTGCCGGGAGAATTGCTGGCAGAGGGAGAGAATTTCAAACCAGGTGAGGGTACATTTAAAGAGGGGGATAGGATTTTTTCAGCAGTAGTCGGGCTCGCTGAGATTAGGGACAGTAGCGTAACTGTTGTCCCACTTGAGGGGGGTTATATACCTAAGCCGGGGGATACAGTCATAGGGAAAATAGTTGATGTTAAGTTAAATTACTGGGATGTCGATATTCTCGCACCTTATCTGGCAGTACTTAATCCAACGAACATTCCAAAACCGGTTGACCCGACGAAGACAGACCTACGCAGAATATATGATGTCGGAGACTTAATAGTTGCAAAAATTTTAGCTTTTGATAGAACACAGCCCCCGATGCTAACCATGAAGGAAAAGGGACTCAGGAAGCTTGAAGGAGGAAGACTGGTGAAAATGGCACCAACAAGGATACCGAGGCTCATTGGGAAACGAGGTTCAATGATAAATATGATTAAAAAGCAGACAGGATGTCAAATAGTGATAGGCCAAAACGGGTTGATTTGGATTTCCGGAGAGGACCCGGAAAAGGAAGAATTGGTCATAAAGGCAATAAGACAAATAGAAAGAGAAGCGCACACTTCAGGGCTTACTGACAGAATACGGGAGTTAATTTCCAAAAAAGTTAGTCAATAA
- a CDS encoding ABC transporter ATP-binding protein — protein MLVTRGLTFTYSHAKKPAIKDINLEIDDGEFVLCLGPTGCGKTTICRCFNGLIPHFYKGEMRGYVKVNGLDTRFHPVYKLALNVGLVFQNPEEQIVSLTVEKELAFGLENLAFPREEMLSRLNWVSNILDLKGLMKKRTFFLSGGEQQKVVIGSVLALEPNILVLDEPTANLDPQSAEALARAVKKLNDEGVTVILTEHRVELFVQYATRVILMEEGKVLMDGKPREVLSSDEARRVGVFVKTIELYRKLKDAGLELPYPPLSLKEAYTLLKGALHDRGERSVSQL, from the coding sequence ATGCTTGTCACCAGAGGATTAACTTTTACGTATAGTCATGCAAAAAAGCCAGCTATTAAAGACATTAATCTCGAAATAGATGATGGGGAATTTGTCTTATGTTTGGGGCCAACTGGATGCGGAAAAACGACCATTTGTCGTTGCTTTAACGGTCTTATACCTCATTTTTACAAGGGAGAAATGAGGGGGTATGTTAAAGTTAATGGATTAGACACTAGATTTCACCCAGTTTATAAGCTAGCACTAAACGTTGGGTTAGTTTTTCAAAACCCCGAAGAGCAAATAGTGTCTCTCACCGTCGAAAAAGAGCTGGCGTTTGGACTTGAAAACCTAGCGTTTCCCAGAGAAGAAATGTTAAGTCGACTGAATTGGGTGAGCAACATCTTAGATTTAAAAGGGTTGATGAAGAAAAGAACGTTTTTTCTTTCTGGGGGAGAGCAGCAAAAAGTGGTTATAGGATCTGTTTTAGCCTTGGAACCAAACATATTAGTTTTAGACGAGCCCACGGCGAATTTAGACCCCCAGAGCGCTGAAGCATTAGCTAGGGCGGTTAAGAAGCTTAATGACGAAGGAGTTACTGTTATTTTGACCGAGCACAGAGTGGAACTTTTTGTGCAGTATGCGACGAGGGTCATTTTAATGGAGGAAGGGAAGGTATTAATGGATGGGAAGCCGCGAGAAGTTTTATCCTCAGATGAAGCTAGAAGAGTTGGAGTTTTCGTTAAAACGATCGAGCTTTACAGGAAGCTTAAAGATGCGGGATTAGAGTTGCCTTACCCCCCACTTTCATTAAAAGAAGCATACACATTGCTGAAGGGGGCTTTACATGATCGAGGCGAAAGGAGTGTATCACAGCTATGA
- a CDS encoding KEOPS complex subunit Pcc1: METEHSDIIFKAILPEMQESISERYTGKLKRNNGKITFEIDAKDIIAFRAALNAYLRWVKAICDICEFVKGGT, encoded by the coding sequence TTGGAGACTGAGCATTCAGATATAATTTTCAAGGCAATTCTTCCCGAAATGCAGGAGTCTATAAGTGAGAGGTATACAGGAAAGTTAAAAAGGAATAATGGTAAAATAACATTCGAAATTGATGCAAAAGATATTATCGCGTTTAGGGCTGCGCTTAACGCGTACCTGAGATGGGTAAAAGCGATATGTGATATATGTGAATTCGTGAAAGGAGGGACTTAA
- the rrp42 gene encoding exosome complex protein Rrp42, protein MHDILSEVEKRFVTSLVSKGRRADGRTLDEMRPLTIETGLIKKAEGSARVSLGETKVIAGIKAEIGAPFPDEPNKGVITCNAELVPLASPFFEIGPPQEDAIELARVVDRGIRESEMVDLEKLCIIPGEKVWILFIDLYVLDDSGNLFDASSYAAVAALLSTTIPKVEVEDGKVKLLDERETLPIRDLPVSVTFGKVGEHILLDPMLDEERAMECRLTIVTDKDDRIVAVQKSEEGFLSEKDINEALEIAIRKGREVREKYFAPLLKK, encoded by the coding sequence ATGCATGACATTCTTTCAGAGGTAGAAAAAAGATTTGTTACCTCTCTAGTTAGTAAGGGAAGAAGAGCTGATGGAAGAACACTAGACGAAATGAGGCCACTAACTATAGAGACGGGGCTTATCAAAAAGGCTGAAGGATCGGCTAGGGTTTCTTTGGGAGAGACTAAAGTCATTGCAGGCATTAAAGCAGAGATCGGCGCCCCCTTCCCGGATGAACCAAACAAAGGCGTTATCACGTGCAACGCGGAACTTGTCCCATTAGCTTCACCGTTCTTTGAAATAGGTCCCCCACAGGAGGATGCCATAGAACTAGCCCGGGTTGTTGATAGGGGGATAAGAGAGTCGGAGATGGTAGACTTAGAGAAGCTTTGCATTATCCCCGGCGAGAAGGTTTGGATACTCTTCATAGATCTCTACGTTCTCGATGATAGTGGAAACCTTTTTGACGCATCGTCTTACGCAGCAGTCGCAGCTCTTCTTTCAACCACAATACCTAAAGTAGAAGTGGAAGATGGAAAAGTAAAACTCTTAGATGAACGGGAAACTTTACCGATACGAGACCTACCTGTGTCAGTTACATTCGGAAAAGTCGGGGAACACATTTTGCTTGACCCAATGTTAGACGAAGAGAGAGCCATGGAGTGCCGGTTGACAATAGTGACAGATAAAGATGACAGAATAGTGGCTGTCCAGAAAAGCGAGGAGGGCTTCCTGAGCGAGAAAGATATTAATGAAGCACTAGAAATAGCGATTAGAAAAGGAAGAGAAGTACGCGAAAAGTACTTTGCCCCGTTGTTAAAAAAGTGA
- a CDS encoding 50S ribosomal protein L37ae encodes MMGRTKKVGPTGRFGARYGLRIRERVKKIEVQMKQKHKCPRCNTKAVKRVSIGIWTCRKCGYTFTGGAYVPITETGKEKGRKMESMQEEA; translated from the coding sequence ATGATGGGCAGAACGAAGAAGGTAGGACCAACGGGAAGGTTTGGAGCACGATATGGGTTGCGTATAAGGGAAAGAGTGAAGAAAATAGAGGTTCAAATGAAGCAAAAACACAAATGCCCTAGATGTAACACTAAGGCGGTTAAGCGTGTTTCTATAGGAATATGGACTTGCAGAAAGTGCGGGTACACCTTTACTGGAGGAGCCTATGTTCCCATAACCGAAACAGGAAAAGAAAAAGGTAGGAAAATGGAAAGCATGCAGGAAGAAGCATGA
- a CDS encoding bifunctional oligoribonuclease/PAP phosphatase NrnA translates to MQKELKVLRKFLKKKRGAKVAVICHQNADPDTLCSAYALKDLVSAIGYRVELSTLADEVSSVTANIAKTLNIEYSTECNDLDGYDAFIVVDAGVPEQLGKFCNAPFIKPTLLIDHHTTKTTRPFSAFIIDSEAAATAEIVARLFEAAKKRPSKKVSTALLVGILYDSRNFYIATAKTLRAAAFLLESGADYTLAQEILKGTMDKPEKMARLKAAKRAELIEIDGWIIAFTHVGSYEASAGRGLIELGADVAIVGSEREGETRVSGRAAKKFFEKTGIHLGELMKEVESRIGGSGGGHSLAAGFDGEIPLDEIFKEIKEVLREKIGGKERVIE, encoded by the coding sequence TTGCAAAAAGAGCTGAAGGTTCTACGTAAATTCCTCAAAAAGAAGCGGGGAGCAAAAGTGGCGGTAATCTGTCACCAGAACGCTGACCCAGATACGTTATGTAGCGCATATGCGCTAAAGGACCTAGTGAGTGCAATAGGGTATAGAGTGGAACTTTCCACGTTAGCTGACGAAGTTAGTAGTGTGACCGCTAATATTGCAAAGACATTGAACATAGAATATTCTACCGAGTGCAATGACTTAGACGGGTATGATGCGTTTATCGTGGTGGATGCTGGAGTGCCGGAGCAGCTAGGTAAGTTTTGTAATGCCCCATTCATTAAACCTACTTTACTCATAGACCACCATACAACGAAGACCACAAGGCCCTTTAGCGCATTCATAATAGATAGTGAGGCGGCGGCTACGGCTGAGATTGTTGCTAGGCTTTTCGAGGCGGCGAAAAAGAGGCCTTCTAAGAAAGTTTCTACGGCGCTGCTAGTTGGCATACTTTATGACAGTAGAAATTTTTACATTGCAACAGCAAAGACATTAAGAGCGGCGGCTTTTCTGCTTGAAAGCGGGGCAGATTATACATTAGCTCAAGAGATACTAAAGGGCACGATGGATAAACCAGAGAAGATGGCGCGCCTTAAGGCAGCTAAAAGAGCGGAGCTCATTGAAATTGATGGGTGGATTATTGCATTTACTCACGTAGGATCTTACGAGGCAAGCGCAGGCAGAGGATTAATAGAATTAGGAGCTGATGTTGCAATCGTTGGCTCGGAAAGAGAGGGAGAAACGAGAGTTAGTGGAAGAGCTGCAAAAAAATTCTTCGAAAAGACCGGAATTCACCTCGGTGAGTTAATGAAAGAGGTTGAGAGTAGAATCGGAGGTAGTGGAGGGGGACACTCTCTGGCGGCCGGGTTTGACGGAGAAATCCCCCTAGACGAGATATTCAAAGAAATTAAAGAAGTGCTGAGAGAAAAAATAGGTGGAAAGGAAAGGGTTATCGAGTGA
- a CDS encoding prefoldin subunit beta, whose translation MAASEIPPQIQQQIIRMQQLQQSLELLISQRTQLEIQLRETERALKELENVKPDETVYKIVGPLLVKADLNKVKEELEDLRVSIDTRIKTLKRQEERSRKQLEEMREKIQAALQGRVSPAG comes from the coding sequence ATAGCGGCAAGCGAGATTCCTCCCCAAATTCAACAACAAATAATTAGGATGCAACAGCTTCAGCAGAGTTTAGAGCTGTTAATATCACAGCGTACGCAGCTTGAAATACAATTGAGGGAAACGGAGAGAGCACTTAAGGAACTGGAAAATGTTAAACCGGACGAGACAGTTTACAAAATTGTTGGACCGCTGCTGGTAAAGGCCGACCTAAATAAGGTTAAAGAAGAATTAGAGGACCTGAGAGTGAGTATAGATACTAGGATAAAGACTCTTAAGAGGCAGGAGGAACGCTCGAGAAAGCAGCTTGAGGAAATGAGGGAAAAAATCCAGGCAGCACTACAAGGGAGGGTTTCCCCAGCTGGATGA
- the rrp41 gene encoding exosome complex exonuclease Rrp41, protein MSAGVKYSREDLLKNGVRVDGRGIRELRPIKIKVGVLSRADGSAYIEQGNNKILVAVYGPRELHPRHLARPDTAILQCFYRMATFSVDERKSPAPSRRELELSKVIKGALAPAIFLKNFPRATIDVFIQVLQADGGTRCASITAASLALADAGIPMRDLVTACAVGKVNGVLVLDPNDVEDKLGEADMPLAIMPRKKHITLLQMDGRMTKEEFIEAYKLAIEGCMEIYKLQRQALLERYVAVRKELGEEEGGSEDA, encoded by the coding sequence TTGAGTGCAGGAGTTAAGTATTCTCGAGAGGACCTCCTAAAGAACGGAGTCAGAGTGGATGGACGCGGCATACGCGAGCTTAGGCCGATAAAAATTAAAGTGGGGGTCCTATCTAGAGCTGATGGATCAGCATATATAGAACAAGGGAATAACAAAATACTTGTTGCTGTTTATGGGCCGAGAGAGCTTCACCCAAGACATTTGGCCAGGCCAGATACTGCTATTCTCCAATGCTTCTACAGAATGGCGACATTTTCAGTAGATGAAAGGAAAAGCCCTGCGCCTTCAAGAAGGGAACTAGAATTGTCAAAAGTGATTAAGGGAGCATTAGCCCCAGCTATATTCCTCAAAAATTTCCCAAGAGCAACCATAGACGTTTTCATTCAAGTCCTCCAGGCAGATGGAGGAACGAGGTGCGCCAGTATAACGGCCGCGTCTCTAGCACTAGCAGACGCGGGCATACCGATGCGAGACTTAGTTACAGCGTGCGCTGTTGGTAAAGTTAATGGAGTACTAGTCTTAGACCCCAATGACGTCGAAGACAAACTAGGAGAAGCAGATATGCCGCTGGCTATTATGCCAAGGAAAAAACATATTACACTTTTACAAATGGATGGACGCATGACAAAAGAAGAATTTATTGAAGCGTATAAACTGGCAATTGAGGGGTGCATGGAAATATACAAACTACAGAGGCAAGCGCTATTGGAAAGGTATGTGGCAGTAAGAAAAGAGCTTGGAGAAGAAGAAGGAGGAAGCGAAGATGCATGA
- a CDS encoding ABC transporter ATP-binding protein, whose protein sequence is MIEAKGVYHSYDGENYVLKGVNLGVKRGELVCIMGPNGAGKTTLVRIMGGLIRPTKGRVLLDGLDISQIPRRELARKVGIIFQNPDHQIFSESVEKEIFFSLRTVGIKNVEERINRALQELGIEKVRRRNPITLSGGEKKLVSLAVVIAINPEVVIMDEPTAGQDWHNKKTISEVVKNMVLEGKSVIIVTHDIEFCAELDARVVILHEGRILVDGDAKHVLSNFKLLDKARLKPPMVTQLLSMLWDKDENGPFPVKLDDAVAFILERCKVC, encoded by the coding sequence ATGATCGAGGCGAAAGGAGTGTATCACAGCTATGACGGAGAAAACTATGTTTTAAAAGGGGTCAACTTAGGGGTGAAAAGAGGAGAGCTAGTATGCATCATGGGACCAAATGGTGCGGGTAAAACAACACTAGTGCGGATAATGGGTGGACTGATAAGACCAACGAAAGGACGGGTACTTCTAGACGGCTTAGATATAAGTCAGATTCCAAGAAGAGAGCTAGCAAGAAAGGTAGGTATTATCTTTCAGAATCCGGACCACCAAATTTTTTCTGAAAGCGTGGAAAAAGAAATTTTCTTCTCCCTTAGAACTGTTGGAATTAAAAATGTTGAGGAACGGATAAATAGAGCACTGCAAGAGCTTGGCATAGAGAAAGTTAGAAGGCGGAACCCAATAACACTAAGTGGAGGCGAAAAAAAGCTGGTAAGTTTGGCAGTGGTTATCGCCATAAACCCTGAAGTAGTTATAATGGACGAACCGACAGCGGGACAAGACTGGCATAACAAGAAAACCATAAGTGAAGTAGTGAAGAATATGGTTCTTGAAGGAAAAAGCGTTATCATAGTAACTCACGACATAGAGTTCTGTGCGGAGTTGGACGCGCGAGTGGTTATTTTACACGAGGGCAGGATACTTGTTGATGGAGACGCAAAGCATGTTTTGAGTAATTTTAAGTTGCTGGATAAAGCCCGTTTGAAACCGCCGATGGTAACGCAACTGTTAAGTATGCTTTGGGATAAAGATGAGAATGGACCATTTCCCGTTAAGCTCGACGATGCTGTTGCATTTATCCTTGAAAGGTGTAAGGTTTGCTAA